One window of Pectobacterium carotovorum genomic DNA carries:
- a CDS encoding LysR family transcriptional regulator: MRLDKLEIRWLKLFCKIVEKQGITNAQAATGLSQPVLSHYLSRLEDTLGLVLCERGRGGFALTTEGEVVYQEAKSVIATLDDFANRLARIKHQLIGEARIGCLDNTVTHPAKVISKAIGKLYGQSPDVAVELEIGDYTPLMERLKNGHIDIILSVLPDDVPTDIYFQPVFVEKSYFYSASENAARIEKEWRDGTLNPNRLLIGGHALHEISKQLGPVAKKGLQNTAWNLESSLLLLLAGTHIGFLPDHYAAKWVETGQLTAISPEKLGLTSIFYLVRNAKQRLSPVAEALWNNMVEAGQSSLASLDAAGSSSS, from the coding sequence ATGCGCTTAGATAAACTGGAGATCCGTTGGTTAAAACTTTTCTGTAAAATTGTTGAGAAACAAGGGATTACCAACGCACAAGCTGCAACAGGCTTAAGTCAACCTGTCCTAAGTCACTACCTGTCTCGACTTGAAGATACGCTTGGGCTGGTTTTGTGTGAACGAGGACGTGGAGGGTTTGCTCTCACAACGGAAGGCGAAGTGGTCTATCAGGAAGCCAAATCGGTTATCGCCACGCTGGACGACTTTGCAAATCGATTAGCAAGGATCAAGCATCAGCTCATTGGTGAAGCCCGTATTGGCTGTTTGGATAACACTGTCACCCACCCTGCCAAAGTTATCTCCAAGGCAATTGGAAAATTGTACGGCCAGAGCCCTGACGTTGCGGTTGAACTAGAGATCGGTGATTACACACCGCTGATGGAACGCCTAAAGAATGGTCATATCGACATTATCCTGAGCGTCTTACCGGATGATGTTCCAACCGACATCTATTTCCAGCCCGTTTTCGTTGAAAAAAGTTATTTTTATTCCGCTTCAGAAAATGCAGCGAGGATAGAAAAAGAGTGGCGCGATGGAACACTTAACCCGAACAGGTTACTCATTGGTGGCCACGCACTGCACGAAATTAGTAAGCAACTAGGCCCAGTAGCAAAGAAAGGTTTACAAAATACAGCCTGGAATTTAGAAAGTAGCTTGCTGCTCTTATTAGCTGGCACACATATTGGCTTTCTTCCCGATCACTATGCAGCGAAATGGGTTGAAACTGGGCAACTTACAGCTATTTCACCGGAAAAACTCGGACTCACCAGCATATTTTATCTGGTGCGAAACGCAAAACAGCGCCTTAGCCCAGTAGCCGAAGCGCTGTGGAATAACATGGTAGAAGCTGGACAAAGTTCGTTGGCCAGCCTTGATGCCGCTGGCTCAAGCAGTAGCTAA
- a CDS encoding cytosine permease, with translation MSQGNAVPEKEQQGRQIYDYEYEPVPAEARKSWYVIALIWLAMGIDISGLFLGAFLSGGLPFSQAVSATLIGSAFLGVLAALCANVGYGCGLSTTLLSISVFGRLGGKIIGIFSAVSLIGWFAFQLDFFGVMLQKALLHYQLEPGHFLILVFGMVLMISTAIWGVRALGKLSIFSVPLMLILIITGLVLAASNHPEIPIPIIKAPISMGSAISYVVSIWIVSAVMSPDIARYAKTRKDALLGAGLGFFLGNSSTILVALILTHLVGTEDLVEVFFSIGLGMSAIVVLIFAQWTTNSTNLVSASLGLSVVIRTLSRPVLVVLMAIAGLLLAYNGMINNFTQFLSLLGVLISPIAGVYLVEYYFIKSSRLQKNVSEASFLNVAAAISWSLGSIVSLLTSPDFFDLFTISSISALDGVIVSMAMYIGIHKIFPQLAD, from the coding sequence ATGTCTCAAGGGAATGCTGTGCCTGAAAAAGAACAACAGGGACGGCAAATCTATGATTACGAATACGAACCTGTTCCTGCTGAAGCCAGAAAAAGCTGGTATGTTATCGCTTTAATATGGCTGGCAATGGGAATTGACATTTCAGGTCTATTTCTTGGCGCTTTCTTAAGCGGTGGGTTACCTTTTTCTCAGGCCGTTAGTGCCACGCTTATCGGTTCCGCCTTTTTAGGTGTGTTGGCAGCATTATGTGCTAACGTCGGTTATGGATGCGGATTATCAACAACGCTACTGAGTATCTCCGTTTTTGGACGTCTTGGTGGAAAGATCATCGGTATTTTCTCTGCTGTATCATTGATTGGCTGGTTTGCTTTTCAACTCGATTTTTTTGGCGTAATGCTGCAAAAAGCATTGCTACATTATCAATTAGAACCTGGACATTTCCTTATTTTGGTTTTCGGTATGGTGCTGATGATCTCTACCGCTATTTGGGGTGTCAGGGCATTGGGCAAACTGAGTATATTCAGCGTGCCATTAATGCTGATATTGATCATTACAGGTTTGGTTTTAGCCGCGAGTAATCATCCCGAAATACCGATTCCGATAATTAAAGCGCCAATTAGCATGGGAAGCGCTATCTCTTACGTAGTTTCTATCTGGATAGTATCTGCCGTGATGTCACCGGATATTGCCCGCTATGCCAAAACACGCAAAGATGCGCTTCTCGGTGCTGGCTTAGGATTCTTTTTAGGCAATAGTTCAACGATATTAGTTGCACTCATTCTGACTCATCTGGTCGGTACAGAGGATCTAGTTGAAGTGTTCTTCAGTATTGGTTTGGGCATGTCAGCTATTGTAGTGCTTATTTTTGCCCAATGGACAACAAATAGTACCAACCTTGTTTCTGCATCTCTCGGACTATCTGTTGTTATTCGAACGCTATCTCGGCCAGTATTGGTTGTGCTAATGGCTATTGCCGGTTTGCTGTTAGCCTACAACGGTATGATTAATAATTTTACTCAATTCCTGTCACTCCTCGGTGTACTGATTTCTCCTATCGCAGGTGTTTATCTCGTCGAGTATTATTTTATTAAGTCCTCACGTTTGCAGAAAAATGTATCAGAGGCATCATTCTTGAATGTGGCGGCGGCTATATCTTGGTCACTCGGTAGCATTGTGAGCCTGTTGACTTCCCCAGATTTTTTCGATTTATTTACGATAAGTTCGATTTCTGCCCTGGATGGCGTAATTGTCAGTATGGCGATGTATATCGGCATACATAAAATTTTTCCTCAATTGGCAGATTGA
- a CDS encoding DUF917 domain-containing protein — protein MSRYINAQTIDDIALGAAVLGTGGGGDPYVGSLMAKHALKNAAEVPIFGLDEIKDDDIFVPCSMIGATTVVVEKIMSASQFVRAFDAMEKALERPITATFPIEVGGINSLMPFVVAAAKGLPVIDCDAMGRAFPEAQMVTFFLDGLSSAPNTLADEKGNTVTLNPIDGMWSERLARMISEQMGAACAMCDYPLLGSQLKRSAIKGTLTLAQDIGKTLRESHRSGSHPVQSLLTVLNGHIVASGKIVDVERRTTGGFARGKVVLDGMGNDKGESFTVLFQNELLLAYRSSQVKDPTQDNLLAVVPDLISIVDSETGRPIITEHLRYGQRVDVIAYPCNDKWRTPKGIDVAGPEYFGYPVQYVPIELLANR, from the coding sequence ATGTCTCGTTATATTAATGCACAAACAATTGATGATATAGCATTAGGGGCCGCTGTTCTCGGTACAGGAGGCGGCGGCGATCCGTATGTAGGTTCTTTAATGGCAAAACACGCATTAAAAAATGCAGCCGAGGTACCTATATTCGGTTTAGATGAAATTAAAGACGACGATATATTTGTTCCTTGTAGCATGATCGGTGCAACGACTGTTGTTGTAGAAAAGATCATGTCAGCGAGTCAATTCGTTCGAGCATTTGACGCGATGGAAAAGGCGCTTGAGCGACCTATTACGGCGACTTTTCCCATCGAAGTCGGTGGTATCAATTCGCTAATGCCGTTTGTCGTTGCGGCCGCAAAAGGTTTACCTGTTATCGATTGTGATGCGATGGGGAGAGCCTTTCCCGAAGCCCAGATGGTGACCTTTTTTCTCGATGGTTTATCCTCTGCACCAAATACGTTAGCCGATGAAAAGGGAAATACCGTTACCTTAAATCCTATTGACGGTATGTGGTCTGAACGTTTAGCCAGGATGATTTCGGAACAAATGGGGGCTGCCTGCGCGATGTGTGATTACCCCTTACTCGGTAGTCAACTTAAGCGTAGCGCCATCAAAGGAACGCTGACGCTGGCGCAGGATATCGGGAAAACGCTGCGAGAATCTCATCGGTCAGGCAGTCATCCAGTACAGTCTCTGCTTACTGTGCTGAATGGCCATATCGTTGCATCAGGAAAGATTGTTGATGTAGAACGGCGCACAACCGGTGGTTTTGCTCGGGGCAAAGTGGTGCTGGATGGCATGGGAAACGACAAAGGCGAGTCGTTTACGGTGCTTTTTCAGAATGAGTTATTGCTCGCTTATCGCTCATCACAGGTGAAAGATCCTACGCAGGATAATCTGCTGGCCGTTGTGCCTGATTTAATCTCCATAGTAGATAGTGAAACCGGACGTCCGATCATCACGGAGCATTTACGTTATGGGCAGCGAGTCGATGTGATTGCCTATCCGTGCAATGACAAGTGGCGAACGCCAAAAGGGATTGACGTTGCGGGGCCGGAGTATTTCGGTTATCCGGTGCAGTATGTGCCGATAGAACTGCTTGCAAATCGCTGA
- a CDS encoding hydantoinase/oxoprolinase family protein, with product MLHKNDYRLGIDVGGTNTDAAILDADLRCIATAKFPTSLDIYCGIERVIAEVLAQSGIAPQHIRYAMLGTTQCTNAIVERKGLDRVGLLRLSLPSSDSVPPLFGWDDEWQRTLGEHFYQIHGGYEFDGREIHSVLRDEVLAVCDKMRGHVDSVAICGVFSPVNNEQELQVAQWVSAALPEVSVSLSHRIGSTGLLERENATILNASLQSTANRFVHGFTQALVRHGIKATPFFGQNDGTLMSESMVKQYPILTMACGPTNSIRGACHLSGLDNALIIDVGGTTTDIGVLVNGFPRESAIAVEVGDVRTNFRMPDIISIGIGGGTCVRQSQDGKLTLGPDSVGYRLLEQGVSFGGETLTLSDIMLQLHRERWITDLPRPLPKLDNAFCQQAYRQMIEKVESAIDRIKSSSTAIPAVLVGGGSILLPDVLSGVSQVMRPQNFGAANAVGVALGKVGAQIERVVKMPDNDREKIKSELQQHTIFLAEEMGAMPGSVEIIDYQEIPLAYLPGNAVQVKIKAAGNLA from the coding sequence ATGTTACATAAAAATGATTACCGACTCGGGATTGATGTCGGCGGCACCAACACGGATGCGGCAATTTTAGATGCTGACCTACGCTGCATCGCGACGGCCAAATTTCCTACCAGTCTGGATATCTACTGCGGCATCGAACGGGTGATTGCGGAAGTATTGGCACAGTCTGGTATCGCACCGCAGCATATTCGCTATGCGATGTTGGGTACAACCCAATGTACCAATGCAATTGTTGAGCGGAAAGGGCTGGATCGCGTCGGACTATTGCGCCTGAGCCTGCCAAGTAGCGATAGCGTCCCGCCGCTGTTTGGCTGGGATGACGAGTGGCAAAGGACATTAGGCGAGCATTTCTACCAGATTCACGGCGGCTATGAGTTTGATGGCCGAGAGATTCATTCTGTACTGCGGGATGAAGTGCTGGCAGTTTGTGACAAGATGCGCGGCCATGTCGATAGCGTGGCTATCTGTGGCGTATTTTCCCCCGTAAATAATGAACAGGAACTGCAGGTTGCCCAGTGGGTGAGTGCGGCATTGCCAGAGGTTTCCGTGTCGTTATCCCACCGGATAGGCAGCACGGGATTATTGGAAAGGGAAAACGCGACGATCCTGAATGCATCGTTGCAAAGCACCGCGAACCGCTTTGTTCATGGCTTTACGCAAGCGCTAGTCCGGCATGGTATCAAGGCTACGCCATTCTTCGGGCAAAACGATGGCACATTGATGTCCGAGAGCATGGTGAAGCAATATCCCATTTTGACGATGGCTTGCGGGCCAACGAACTCGATTCGCGGAGCGTGTCACCTTTCCGGGCTGGATAATGCGTTGATTATCGATGTTGGCGGCACGACAACGGATATTGGCGTGTTGGTGAATGGCTTCCCGCGTGAGTCAGCAATCGCCGTTGAAGTCGGCGATGTGCGGACGAATTTCAGAATGCCAGACATTATTTCTATCGGTATTGGTGGCGGAACCTGCGTTCGGCAGTCTCAGGATGGAAAGCTTACCCTTGGACCTGACAGTGTCGGCTATCGCCTGCTTGAACAGGGCGTCAGCTTTGGCGGGGAGACGTTAACGCTCAGCGATATCATGCTGCAACTTCATCGTGAGAGATGGATTACGGATCTTCCTCGTCCGCTACCCAAGCTGGATAATGCATTTTGCCAGCAGGCTTATCGTCAGATGATTGAGAAAGTGGAAAGCGCTATCGATCGGATTAAATCGTCAAGCACAGCAATCCCTGCTGTGCTTGTGGGCGGTGGCAGCATTTTACTGCCTGACGTTTTATCTGGTGTCAGTCAGGTCATGCGCCCGCAGAATTTTGGTGCGGCCAATGCGGTTGGTGTGGCGTTAGGGAAGGTGGGCGCACAGATCGAGCGCGTAGTTAAAATGCCGGATAACGATCGTGAGAAGATAAAAAGTGAGTTGCAACAACACACCATTTTTCTTGCAGAAGAGATGGGAGCCATGCCGGGCAGCGTTGAAATCATCGACTATCAGGAAATTCCGTTGGCTTATCTGCCAGGGAATGCGGTACAGGTGAAAATCAAGGCGGCAGGAAACTTGGCTTAG
- the pflA gene encoding pyruvate formate lyase 1-activating protein, whose amino-acid sequence MSLIGRIHSFESCGTVDGPGIRFIIFFQGCLMRCLYCHNRDTWDTHGGKEVTVEELMKEVVTYRHFMNASGGGVTASGGEAILQAEFVRDWFRACKAEGINTCLDTNGFVRRYDPVIDELLDVSDLVMLDLKQMNDDVHQNLVGVSNHRTLDFARYLAKRNQRTWIRYVVVPGWSDDDASAHKLGEFTKDMTNIEKIELLPYHELGKHKWIAMGEEYKLDGVKPPKADTMDRVKSILESYGHKVMY is encoded by the coding sequence ATGTCACTTATCGGTCGCATCCACTCCTTTGAATCCTGTGGCACCGTCGATGGCCCAGGCATCCGTTTCATCATCTTCTTTCAGGGCTGCCTGATGCGCTGCCTGTATTGTCATAACCGTGATACCTGGGATACGCACGGCGGCAAGGAAGTGACGGTTGAAGAACTCATGAAAGAAGTCGTGACCTACCGTCACTTTATGAATGCATCCGGCGGTGGCGTAACGGCATCCGGCGGTGAGGCTATTCTCCAGGCCGAATTTGTGCGCGACTGGTTCCGTGCCTGTAAGGCAGAAGGCATTAACACCTGTCTGGACACCAATGGCTTCGTGCGCCGCTACGATCCCGTCATTGACGAGCTATTGGACGTCAGCGATTTAGTGATGCTCGATCTGAAACAAATGAATGACGACGTACACCAGAATTTAGTGGGCGTATCCAATCACCGTACTCTGGATTTCGCTCGCTATTTGGCAAAGCGCAACCAGCGTACCTGGATACGTTATGTCGTCGTTCCCGGTTGGTCTGACGATGATGCGTCCGCACACAAACTGGGCGAATTCACCAAGGATATGACGAACATCGAGAAAATTGAGCTTCTCCCCTATCATGAACTTGGCAAACACAAGTGGATTGCGATGGGTGAAGAGTACAAATTAGACGGCGTTAAACCGCCAAAAGCCGATACGATGGATCGCGTTAAATCGATTCTTGAAAGCTACGGTCACAAGGTCATGTACTAG
- the pflB gene encoding formate C-acetyltransferase — protein sequence MTELNEKLANAWQGFSKGEWQDNVNVRDFIQKNYTPYEGDESFLAGATKATSALWDSVMEGIKQENRTHAPVDFDTNVAATITSHDAGYINKGLEKIVGLQTDAPLKRALIPFGGIKMVEGSCKVYGRELDPQLKKIFTEYRKTHNQGVFDVYTPDILRCRKSGVLTGLPDAYGRGRIIGDYRRVALYGIDYLMKDKFAQFTSLQSKLENGEDLEATIRLREEIADQHHALSQIKEMAAKYGCDISGPAATAQEAVQWTYFGYLAAVKSQNGAAMSFGRVSTFLDIYLERDLAAGKITEEEAQEMIDHLVMKLRMVRFLRTPEYDELFSGDPIWATESLAGMGLDGRTLVSKTSFRFLNTLYTMGPSPEPNMTILWSEKLPQSFKNYAAKVSIDTSSLQYENDDLMRPDFNNDDYAIACCVSPMIVGKQMQFFGARANLAKTMLYAINGGVDEKLKMQVGPKSEPIKGDVLDFDEVMDRMDHFMDWLAKQYVTSLNIIHYMHDKYSYEASLMALHDRDVFRTMACGIAGLSVAADSLSAIKYAKVKPIRDEDGLAIDFDIEGEYPQFGNNDSRVDELACDLVERFMKKIQKLNTYRGATPTQSVLTITSNVVYGKKTGNTPDGRRAGAPFGPGANPMHGRDQKGAVASLTSVAKLPFAYAKDGISYTFSIVPNALGKDDNVRKANLAGLMDGYFHHEASIEGGQHLNVNVMNREMLLDAMENPEKYPQLTIRVSGYAVRFNSLTKEQQQDVITRTFTQSM from the coding sequence ATGACCGAGCTGAATGAAAAATTGGCCAATGCATGGCAAGGCTTTAGCAAAGGTGAATGGCAGGATAACGTCAACGTTCGTGACTTTATCCAGAAAAACTACACGCCGTATGAAGGTGATGAGTCTTTCCTGGCTGGCGCAACCAAAGCGACCTCAGCGCTGTGGGACAGCGTCATGGAAGGCATCAAACAGGAAAACCGTACTCACGCGCCTGTTGATTTTGATACCAATGTTGCTGCAACTATCACGTCTCACGACGCGGGATACATCAACAAAGGTCTGGAAAAAATCGTTGGTCTGCAAACTGACGCTCCGCTGAAACGTGCGTTAATTCCGTTCGGCGGCATCAAAATGGTTGAAGGTTCATGCAAAGTTTACGGTCGTGAACTGGATCCTCAACTGAAAAAAATCTTTACCGAATACCGCAAAACGCACAACCAGGGCGTGTTCGATGTTTACACTCCAGACATCCTGCGTTGTCGTAAATCAGGCGTTCTGACTGGTCTGCCAGATGCTTACGGCCGTGGCCGTATCATCGGTGACTACCGTCGCGTTGCGCTGTACGGTATCGACTATCTGATGAAAGACAAGTTTGCTCAGTTCACTTCTCTGCAATCCAAACTGGAAAACGGCGAAGATCTGGAAGCAACAATCCGTCTGCGTGAAGAAATTGCCGATCAGCATCATGCACTGAGCCAAATTAAAGAAATGGCCGCTAAATATGGCTGTGACATTTCTGGCCCAGCAGCGACAGCTCAGGAAGCCGTGCAGTGGACTTACTTCGGTTACCTGGCTGCGGTGAAATCACAGAATGGTGCGGCAATGTCCTTCGGACGTGTCTCTACCTTCCTGGATATCTACCTTGAGCGCGATCTGGCAGCAGGCAAAATCACTGAGGAAGAAGCTCAGGAAATGATTGACCATCTGGTCATGAAACTGCGTATGGTGCGTTTCCTGCGTACTCCTGAGTATGATGAGCTGTTCTCTGGTGACCCAATCTGGGCAACAGAATCTCTGGCCGGTATGGGTCTGGATGGTCGTACTCTGGTGAGCAAAACCAGCTTCCGCTTCCTGAACACCCTGTACACCATGGGGCCGTCTCCAGAGCCAAACATGACCATTCTGTGGTCTGAAAAACTGCCACAAAGCTTTAAAAACTATGCGGCTAAAGTCTCCATCGATACCTCTTCTCTGCAATATGAGAATGACGATCTGATGCGCCCTGACTTTAACAACGATGACTACGCCATTGCTTGTTGCGTAAGTCCGATGATCGTTGGCAAACAAATGCAGTTCTTCGGTGCCCGTGCAAACCTGGCGAAAACCATGCTGTACGCGATTAACGGCGGCGTGGACGAAAAACTGAAAATGCAGGTTGGTCCGAAATCAGAACCGATCAAAGGCGACGTTCTGGACTTCGACGAAGTGATGGATCGTATGGATCACTTCATGGATTGGCTGGCGAAACAATACGTCACCTCTCTGAACATCATTCACTACATGCACGACAAATACAGCTACGAAGCGTCGCTGATGGCACTGCATGACCGTGATGTGTTCCGTACTATGGCGTGTGGTATCGCGGGTCTGTCTGTTGCTGCTGACTCCCTGTCTGCCATCAAATATGCCAAAGTTAAACCAATTCGTGATGAAGATGGCCTGGCTATCGACTTTGATATCGAAGGCGAATATCCACAATTCGGTAACAACGATTCTCGCGTAGATGAACTGGCTTGTGATCTGGTTGAACGTTTCATGAAGAAAATTCAGAAACTGAATACCTACCGTGGCGCAACACCAACTCAGTCTGTTCTGACCATCACCTCTAACGTGGTATATGGTAAGAAAACGGGTAACACGCCAGACGGTCGCCGCGCAGGTGCGCCATTTGGACCAGGTGCTAACCCAATGCATGGTCGTGACCAGAAAGGTGCCGTTGCTTCTCTGACTTCTGTTGCCAAACTGCCGTTTGCTTACGCGAAAGATGGTATTTCTTATACATTCTCCATCGTCCCTAACGCGTTAGGCAAAGACGACAACGTGCGTAAAGCTAACCTTGCCGGCCTGATGGATGGTTATTTCCACCACGAAGCCAGCATCGAAGGTGGTCAGCACCTGAACGTCAACGTCATGAACCGTGAAATGCTGCTTGATGCGATGGAAAACCCGGAGAAATATCCGCAGTTGACTATCCGCGTATCTGGCTACGCAGTGCGTTTCAATTCACTGACGAAAGAACAGCAACAAGACGTCATCACCCGTACTTTCACACAGTCAATGTAA
- the focA gene encoding formate transporter FocA yields MKADNPFTLLLPAAMAKVAEDAGVYKATKQPYTTFYLAITAGVFISIAFVFYITATTGTATIPFGIAKLIGGICFSLGLMLVVVCGADLFTSTVLIVIAKASGRITWKQLACNWANVYVGNLIGALFFVGLIWFSGEHMVANGAWGLNVLQTAEHKLEHTFVEALCLGILANLLVCLAVWMSYSGRTLTDKMFAMILPVAMFVSSGFEHSIANMFMIPMGIVIKNFAAPEFWNAIGMVPSQFEHLTVSHFITDNLIPVTLGNIIGGGVMVGLTYWVIYLRGGDKHH; encoded by the coding sequence GTGAAAGCTGACAACCCCTTTACTCTATTACTCCCGGCCGCCATGGCAAAAGTTGCTGAAGACGCCGGAGTCTATAAAGCTACAAAACAACCGTATACGACGTTTTATTTAGCGATCACTGCGGGTGTGTTTATTTCGATCGCCTTCGTCTTTTATATTACGGCTACCACAGGGACCGCGACGATACCTTTCGGCATCGCGAAATTGATCGGTGGTATCTGTTTCTCCCTTGGCCTCATGTTGGTTGTCGTCTGCGGTGCAGACTTATTTACCTCAACCGTTCTTATCGTGATTGCCAAAGCCAGTGGACGTATTACCTGGAAGCAACTAGCCTGTAACTGGGCAAATGTCTATGTCGGCAACCTGATTGGCGCGCTTTTCTTCGTTGGCCTTATCTGGTTCTCGGGAGAGCACATGGTCGCAAACGGTGCGTGGGGCCTCAACGTCCTGCAAACAGCTGAACACAAACTTGAACACACGTTTGTTGAAGCGCTGTGTCTGGGGATTCTCGCCAACCTGCTGGTTTGTCTGGCCGTGTGGATGAGCTATTCCGGCCGTACGCTTACCGACAAAATGTTTGCCATGATTCTGCCTGTCGCCATGTTTGTTTCCAGCGGCTTTGAGCACAGTATCGCCAACATGTTCATGATTCCTATGGGCATCGTTATCAAAAATTTTGCGGCCCCGGAATTCTGGAATGCCATTGGCATGGTGCCGTCTCAGTTTGAACATTTAACCGTTAGCCACTTTATTACCGATAATCTGATTCCCGTCACCCTAGGGAACATCATCGGCGGCGGCGTAATGGTCGGTTTGACATATTGGGTAATTTATTTGCGCGGTGGAGACAAGCACCACTAA
- a CDS encoding YcaO-like family protein, with the protein MTQTFIPGKDAALEDSIARFQQQLQDLGFNIEEASWLNPVPNVWSVHIRDRDCPLCFTNGKGASKKAALASALGEYFERLSTNYFFADFYLGKSIANGDFVHYPNEKWFPIPEDDALPEGILDARLHQFYDPEQELSASDLIDLQSGNADRGICALPFTRQSDQQTVYIPMNIIGNLYVSNGMSAGNTANEARVQGLSEVFERSIKNRIIAESISLPEIPQEVLNRYPGVVEAIATLEKEGFPIFSYDASLGGKYPVICVVLFNPANGTCFASFGAHPDFGVALERTVTELLQGRGLKDLDVFTPPTFDDEEVAEHANLETHFIDSSGLISWDMFKKQADYEFADWSFKGSTEEEFATLMAIFKQEDKEVYIADYEHLAVYACRIIVPGMSDIYPADDLLLANNSMGAHLRDTLLALPDSKWEKEDYLTLLQQLDDEGLDDFTRVRELLGIATGKDNGWLTLRVGELKAMLALAGGDLDQALTWTEWTQDFNDSVFTAQRSNYYRCLQTLLLLAQEPERDPAEYYDTFTKMYGSETVDAASAAVAGEACFYGLFAVDDTFTSLPAHQSLLAAYEKLQQAKRRYWQAK; encoded by the coding sequence ATGACTCAAACGTTTATCCCAGGCAAAGACGCCGCCCTGGAAGATTCCATCGCCCGTTTTCAACAACAGCTCCAGGACCTGGGGTTTAACATCGAAGAAGCGTCATGGCTGAACCCGGTGCCAAACGTCTGGTCTGTCCATATTCGAGACCGCGATTGCCCGCTCTGCTTCACTAACGGTAAAGGTGCCAGTAAGAAAGCGGCACTGGCCTCTGCGTTAGGCGAGTATTTCGAGCGTCTGTCCACCAACTATTTCTTTGCTGACTTCTATCTCGGCAAAAGCATCGCTAACGGCGATTTCGTTCACTACCCGAATGAAAAATGGTTCCCGATTCCAGAAGATGATGCGCTACCGGAAGGTATTCTGGATGCCCGTCTGCATCAGTTTTACGATCCTGAGCAGGAACTGAGCGCCAGCGATCTGATCGATCTGCAATCCGGCAATGCCGACAGAGGCATTTGCGCGCTGCCATTTACTCGTCAGTCCGATCAGCAAACTGTCTATATTCCGATGAACATCATCGGTAACCTGTACGTTTCTAACGGGATGTCCGCCGGTAACACCGCCAACGAAGCCCGTGTTCAGGGGCTGTCTGAAGTGTTTGAGCGCAGCATCAAAAACCGCATCATTGCCGAATCCATCAGCCTGCCAGAAATTCCGCAAGAGGTGCTGAACCGCTACCCAGGCGTGGTCGAAGCGATTGCAACGCTGGAAAAAGAAGGTTTCCCGATTTTCTCTTACGATGCCTCACTGGGCGGGAAATATCCGGTTATCTGCGTAGTGCTGTTTAACCCCGCCAACGGCACCTGCTTTGCCTCCTTCGGCGCGCACCCTGACTTCGGCGTGGCGCTGGAGCGTACCGTTACCGAGCTGCTGCAAGGCCGTGGCCTGAAAGATCTGGACGTGTTCACCCCACCGACCTTCGATGATGAAGAAGTTGCCGAGCACGCTAACCTGGAAACCCACTTTATCGATTCCAGCGGTCTGATCTCTTGGGATATGTTCAAGAAGCAAGCGGATTATGAATTTGCCGATTGGAGCTTTAAAGGATCGACGGAAGAAGAATTCGCTACATTGATGGCGATCTTCAAGCAGGAAGATAAAGAAGTCTACATTGCTGACTATGAACATCTGGCTGTTTATGCCTGCCGCATCATCGTACCGGGAATGTCGGACATCTATCCTGCCGACGATCTGTTGTTAGCCAATAACAGCATGGGCGCTCATCTGCGTGACACGCTGCTGGCGCTGCCTGACAGCAAATGGGAAAAAGAAGACTATCTGACTCTGTTGCAACAGTTGGATGACGAAGGGCTGGATGACTTCACCCGCGTACGCGAGCTGCTTGGTATTGCCACTGGCAAAGATAATGGCTGGCTCACTCTGCGTGTTGGCGAATTGAAAGCCATGCTGGCTCTGGCCGGCGGCGATCTGGATCAGGCTCTGACCTGGACAGAGTGGACGCAGGATTTCAACGATTCCGTCTTTACGGCACAGCGCAGCAACTACTACCGTTGCCTGCAGACCCTGCTGTTACTGGCGCAAGAGCCTGAGCGCGATCCGGCAGAATATTACGATACCTTCACAAAAATGTACGGCAGTGAGACCGTCGATGCCGCTAGCGCTGCGGTTGCTGGCGAAGCGTGCTTCTATGGTCTGTTTGCCGTGGATGACACCTTTACCTCTTTACCTGCGCACCAGTCGCTGCTGGCAGCCTATGAAAAACTGCAACAGGCGAAGCGTCGTTATTGGCAAGCAAAATAA